A genomic window from Streptomyces sp. WMMC940 includes:
- a CDS encoding helix-turn-helix domain-containing protein — protein MRRILLGSQLRRLRESRGITREAAGYSIRASESKISRMELGRVSFKARDVEDLLTLYGVTDEAERASLLGLAKEANVAGWWHSFGDVLPGWFQTYIGLEGAASLIRIYEVQFVHGLLQTEAYAHAVVERGMPGAPAAEVDRRVALRLERQKALVSERAPRFHAVLDEAALRRPYGDRSVMQGQLRHLIEVSEQPNITLQVMPFSFGGHAGESGSFTMLRFPESDLSDIVYLEQLTSALYLDKREEVAQYERVMERLQEDSPGPDESRDLLRGLLQLT, from the coding sequence GTGCGCCGCATCCTGCTGGGCTCGCAGCTGAGGCGCCTTCGGGAATCGCGCGGCATCACCCGTGAGGCGGCGGGCTACTCGATCCGTGCGTCCGAATCCAAGATCAGCCGCATGGAGTTGGGTCGGGTGAGCTTCAAGGCCAGGGACGTCGAGGACCTCCTCACGCTCTACGGCGTCACGGACGAGGCGGAGCGCGCCTCGTTGCTCGGGCTCGCCAAGGAGGCCAATGTGGCCGGCTGGTGGCACAGCTTCGGCGATGTGCTGCCCGGCTGGTTCCAGACGTACATCGGCCTGGAGGGCGCCGCCTCGCTCATCCGGATCTACGAGGTGCAGTTCGTCCACGGGCTGCTGCAGACCGAGGCGTACGCCCACGCCGTCGTCGAGCGCGGCATGCCCGGCGCGCCGGCCGCCGAGGTCGACCGCCGGGTCGCGCTGCGGCTGGAGCGCCAGAAGGCGCTCGTCTCCGAGCGTGCGCCCCGCTTCCACGCCGTCCTGGACGAGGCGGCACTGCGCCGCCCCTACGGGGACCGCTCCGTGATGCAGGGCCAGTTGCGGCATCTCATCGAGGTGTCGGAACAGCCGAACATCACGCTCCAGGTCATGCCGTTCAGCTTCGGCGGCCACGCGGGCGAGTCCGGGTCCTTCACGATGCTGCGCTTCCCGGAGTCGGACCTCTCGGACATCGTCTACCTGGAGCAGTTGACGAGCGCGCTGTACCTCGACAAGCGCGAGGAGGTCGCCCAGTACGAGCGGGTGATGGAGCGCCTGCAGGAGGACAGCCCCGGCCCGGACGAGAGTCGGGACCTTCTCCGAGGACTCCTCCAACTCACGTGA
- a CDS encoding ATP-binding protein, with translation MGTNGSTMLEPLRQGLPPIDPAAVSSSASCALPARYEAVRGARKFTSRTLTRWELDERFDDVALVVSELVTNALRHALPADLPRGQEPPVRLHLMRWTGRLVCAVRDPSEESPVAGEAEDSAECGRGLFLVDSFSDSWGWHPLAGPLTGKVVWALFRLPQE, from the coding sequence ATGGGAACGAATGGATCGACCATGCTCGAGCCGTTACGGCAGGGCCTTCCGCCGATCGACCCCGCGGCCGTGTCCAGCTCCGCCTCGTGCGCACTGCCCGCCCGCTACGAAGCGGTGCGCGGCGCCCGGAAGTTCACCAGCAGGACGCTGACCCGGTGGGAACTGGACGAGCGCTTCGACGACGTCGCGCTCGTCGTGTCCGAACTCGTCACCAATGCGCTGCGGCACGCCCTGCCCGCGGACCTCCCCCGCGGCCAGGAGCCCCCCGTACGGTTGCATCTGATGCGCTGGACGGGCCGGTTGGTGTGCGCCGTGCGCGACCCCAGCGAGGAGAGTCCGGTCGCCGGCGAGGCGGAGGACTCCGCCGAATGCGGCCGGGGGCTGTTCCTCGTCGACTCCTTCAGCGACAGCTGGGGCTGGCACCCGCTGGCGGGGCCACTCACCGGGAAGGTCGTCTGGGCGCTGTTCCGCCTGCCGCAGGAGTGA
- a CDS encoding DUF397 domain-containing protein, which produces MHDVYNGMAATELHGVVWQKSRHSNSQGSCVEFAKLPGGNVAVRNSRFPEGPALVYTPAEIEAMLLGVKDGEFDHLAGG; this is translated from the coding sequence GTGCACGACGTGTACAACGGCATGGCGGCCACAGAGCTTCACGGGGTCGTCTGGCAGAAGAGCAGGCACAGCAACTCTCAGGGATCGTGCGTGGAGTTCGCCAAACTGCCCGGCGGGAACGTCGCGGTGCGCAACTCGCGCTTCCCGGAGGGGCCGGCGCTCGTCTACACGCCGGCCGAGATAGAGGCCATGCTGCTGGGGGTGAAGGACGGCGAGTTCGACCATCTCGCCGGAGGTTGA
- a CDS encoding DUF2786 domain-containing protein, which translates to MERALGGALYADDDDALDTGASLLAAAPPEAEAELVRRGEEFVRRAWERGWQPADVVRIVRRDLDEHHAELAAGLIAGETRRYGDDLPPRWRAQLDELPGGGRGRRPADRFSHATAVLRLYRLLVRLPSVEPVGPVPGTPVHRRSAAPHGEPRTLTRIRALLAKAEATGYPEEAEALTAKAQELMARHSIDEAVLAARTHRADVPVACRIGVDAPYETAKAILLDAVASANRCRAVWNSGLGFSTVVGFDPDLEAVELLYTSLLVQGTTAMTRAEASQRAGGRRRTKTFRQSFLLAYAHRIGDRLARATSHVAEDTAGGDLLPVLAARDVAVTDHAERLFPDTVRTRVRGATDAAGWHDGTAAADDARLRPRDHRGELPQ; encoded by the coding sequence GTGGAGCGTGCGCTCGGCGGGGCGCTGTACGCCGACGACGACGACGCGCTCGACACCGGCGCCTCGCTGCTGGCCGCAGCGCCGCCCGAGGCCGAGGCGGAACTGGTCCGGCGCGGCGAGGAGTTCGTGCGCCGGGCGTGGGAGCGTGGTTGGCAGCCGGCGGACGTCGTGCGGATCGTCCGCCGTGATCTCGACGAGCACCATGCGGAGCTGGCCGCCGGCCTGATCGCGGGGGAGACCCGGCGGTACGGGGACGACCTGCCGCCGCGCTGGCGTGCCCAGCTCGACGAACTGCCCGGCGGCGGGCGCGGGCGGCGCCCCGCGGACCGCTTCTCGCACGCGACCGCCGTGCTCCGGCTCTACCGGCTCCTCGTGCGGCTGCCGTCGGTCGAGCCGGTGGGTCCGGTGCCCGGGACGCCCGTCCACCGGCGGTCCGCGGCCCCGCACGGCGAGCCGCGGACGCTCACCCGGATCCGCGCCCTCCTCGCGAAGGCGGAGGCCACCGGCTACCCGGAGGAGGCGGAGGCGCTGACCGCGAAGGCGCAGGAGCTGATGGCGCGCCACAGCATCGACGAGGCGGTGCTCGCGGCCCGCACCCACCGCGCGGACGTGCCGGTCGCCTGCCGCATCGGAGTCGACGCGCCGTACGAGACGGCCAAGGCGATCCTGCTGGACGCCGTGGCCTCGGCGAACCGTTGCCGCGCCGTCTGGAACAGCGGTCTCGGCTTCTCGACGGTGGTGGGCTTCGACCCCGACCTGGAGGCGGTGGAGCTGCTGTACACCTCGTTGCTGGTGCAGGGAACGACGGCGATGACCCGTGCGGAGGCGTCGCAGCGGGCGGGCGGACGCAGACGGACGAAGACGTTCCGGCAGTCGTTCCTGCTGGCTTACGCGCACCGCATCGGCGACCGGCTGGCGCGGGCGACGTCCCACGTGGCGGAGGACACGGCCGGGGGCGACCTGCTCCCGGTTCTCGCCGCCCGCGACGTCGCCGTCACGGACCACGCGGAACGCCTCTTCCCGGACACGGTGCGCACCCGGGTCCGCGGCGCCACGGACGCGGCGGGCTGGCACGACGGCACCGCGGCGGCCGACGACGCCCGCCTGCGCCCCCGCGACCACCGGGGCGAACTCCCGCAGTAG
- a CDS encoding sugar O-acetyltransferase: MGENKQRMLAGDWYLPDDPELAADGERRFALCAAYNAGGGAALPERAPILAELLGSVGPGVRIRPPFQCDFGYHIGIGEGTFVNFGAVFLDVAPITIGAHCQFGPNVQLLTPSHEPDAERRREGWEKGDPITIGDNVWLGGGVIVCPGVTIGDDTVVGAGAVVTRDLPAGVLAVGNPAKVIRTPA, encoded by the coding sequence ATGGGTGAGAACAAGCAGCGCATGCTGGCGGGGGACTGGTACCTCCCCGACGACCCCGAGCTCGCCGCCGACGGCGAACGGCGCTTCGCGCTCTGCGCGGCCTACAACGCCGGCGGCGGTGCGGCGCTCCCCGAACGGGCGCCGATCCTCGCCGAACTCCTCGGCTCCGTCGGCCCCGGGGTCCGGATCCGGCCGCCGTTCCAGTGCGACTTCGGCTACCACATCGGCATCGGCGAGGGCACGTTCGTCAACTTCGGGGCCGTCTTCCTCGACGTCGCGCCCATCACGATCGGCGCCCACTGCCAGTTCGGCCCGAACGTCCAGCTGCTCACGCCCTCCCACGAACCGGACGCGGAACGCCGGCGCGAGGGCTGGGAGAAGGGGGACCCGATCACGATCGGCGACAACGTCTGGCTCGGCGGGGGCGTCATCGTCTGCCCCGGTGTGACGATCGGCGACGACACCGTGGTCGGGGCGGGTGCCGTCGTCACCAGGGACCTGCCCGCCGGGGTGCTGGCGGTGGGCAACCCGGCGAAGGTGATCCGCACCCCGGCATGA